GCATACAAGACAAAATATATGTTATACCAACATTTCccattactatatatatatatatatatatatatatatatatatatatatatatatatatatatatatatatatagacatgtACAATGAAAACACACTATGATATATAACTGCTACTTTACTTCACACaccatatttaagaaatgctcctTGTGTTAAAACAATTATAATGTGTACATTTCAAATAGTGACATTAAAGATGACACATAAAAACATTCATCACAACAGGTTACAGTTAATGATTATATAATAAAGTCGTGTAGATTTTATGAACTAAACTTCAGTAATGAACTAAATGTAAGAGCCATTTGTGTTATTGTATCAAATGTGTTTATGGATCTGTCCACTAGGGGGAGCAGTGATACCATCAATTAGCTCGGTCTATTTATTCAGggttaatcacacacacacacacacacacacacacacacacacacacacacacacacacacacacacacacactgcaaaaactctgaatcttaacaagaatatttgtcttatttctagttcaaatgtctcattttagtaaaaaaaatctcattacacttaaaataagactcatcactggaaaaaacaacaatttccacctgtttcaagtagattttcacttatgtcaatgtcaatgtcaattttatttataaagcacatttaaaaacgaccgaggtcgaccaaagtgctgtacagcatacaagagaataaaacaataccaaaagaaaaacacagtacccagtgtagaaacaataaaatcactaacatactaaaatgatcaataaaatagtaataaaatacaataaaaaacaatcacttcacacagatgtggggaactaagttgtcacacactaaaagccaaagaaaataaataagttttcaaagaagacttaaaaacccctagggtctgggcagatctgacatttagtggcaaactattccacagcttagggccggccactgcaaaagctcggtcacctcTAGTTTTGAGCCTAGATTTCGGGACGTCTAAAAGTAACTGAGTTGACGACCTCAGAGCTCTGGCTGGTGTGTGAAAGTGGAGAAGTTCATTAAGGTATTGGGGAGCCaagccattcagtgatttaaaaacaagcagcagaatcttaaaatcaattctgtaatgaacaggaagccagtgcagggagGCCAGAACCGGGGTAATGTGGTCACGCTTTCTAGTTCCAGTCAGGAGTTGTGCAGCAGCATTCTGCACCAGCTGCAGGCGTCGCACAGAACGCTGGTCTAAGCCCACGTACAAGGAGTTGCAATAGTCTAGCCGTGATGAAATAAAAGCGTGAATGACCCTCTCCAAGTCTTTAGGAGATAAGTAGGGCTTTACTTTGGCCAGGAGCCTTAGCTGAAAGAAAGAACCTTTAACTACAGACCCAATCTGTCTATCGAATTTAAAATCactatcaaaaatgacaccaagGCTTTTAATAAAAGAATTCATTTTGGAACCAAGGGGGCCCAGAGCATCAACAGAGTCGTTAAAAACAGCCGGATGCCCAAACACAATaacctcagttttgttttcatttagatTCAAGAAATTTTGTGCCATCCAAACCTTAATGTCTTTCAGGCAAGCTAGTAGAGGCTGCAGAGAGTCCTTGCACTTTAACTTTAAAGGAAGGTAGATTTGGACATCATcagcaaaacaatgaaaagaaatgtcATGCTTTCGGAGAACAGAGCCCAGAGGGAgcatatataaagaaaataataatgggCCTAAAATGGAGCCTTGGGGCACCCCACAAGTAAGAGGGGCCACACTGGAGGAGAAATCACCCAAGTGGACAGAAAAAGACCTGTCAGTCAAGTATGACTGAAGCAGCATGAGAGCCGCACCTTTGATACCCACAGAGTTCTCCAAGCGTGACAACAAGGTCCTATGATCAACGGTATCAAAGGCAGCGGTCAAATCTAAGGTCACCAGAATAGCAGCACAACCAGAATCAACAGTTAAAACCAGATCGTTGAACACTCTTAAAAGAGCAGTTTCAGTGCTATGACGAGTtttaaaaccagactgaaactTCTCATAAATATCATTCTTTTCTAAAAATGagtttaactgaataaaaatgactTTCTCCAACACTTTAGACAAAAAGGGCAGTTTGGAGATGGGCCTGAAGTTAGAAAGAACGGAGGGGTCCAGATTTGGCTTTTTGATTAGTGGCTGTACAATAGCATGTTTAAAAGGAGCTGGAAAACACTCTGAGCTAAAACAGGCATGAAtcaagaaaagaataaaagaaccAAGTGAAGAAAAAACCTCTTTAAAAAGGCGAGAGGGAATACTGTCCGAGAGGCAGTTAGTGGGCCGTAGCTCACGAACAACATCAGACAGTGAGGACAGTGATATGGGCTCAAACTGATCAAAGACAGCTAAGCATGTAGGAGGAGCAGAAGGGTCAGGAGCTGTTAGGGATGGTACAGCCCGAAGAGAGGAGATTTTGTcaacaaaaaaatttaaaaagtcaTCACAGAGAGCAGCCGTGGGTACAATGGGGGCAGTATCACGAGGGTTAACAAGAGAATCAAGAGCTCTAAACAGAACTTTGGGCTTATCGATATTATTGGAGACAAGGTTGCGAATGTAACCAGTTTTAGCAGCTTTGATAGCTCTCTGATACTCCAATAAACAGTCCTTCAGGATCCCAAAAGAAACATGCAACTTGTCCTTCTTCCATCTTCTCTCAGCACGCCTACACGAGCGTCTGAGAGCACGGACAGAGTCATTCATCCACAGTTCAGAGGGTGGCTTGGAGCGCTTGCTCCTTGAGGGAGCAATGGAATGGTAGAAAAATCTGTCGGTGGagcaagatgtttttgcttgtaatgagaagataaatcttgtcccactggcagatttttctacttatttcaagtgaaaatttacttgaaacaggtgaaaattgtcaaataagtaatttttttggtaatgagattttctgactaaaaatgagacattttaactagaaataagacaaatattcctggtaagatttagagtttttgcagtgcaggcgGCTGTGGAGGCAAAAAGGTTTTTGACCGTGTGTTCGGGAGAACGGAACAAGAAGGAAATAGCAGGTGAAtactgtcccttcttttttaggaccagtggtagaaagtagggggagtattgggattgggcctaaaccTCCGTCACTCATGACAGATCTGGGTTTCTATCTCCAACTACACTAAACCTCCGTCACTCATCACTGGATCTGGGTTTCTATCTCCAACTACACTAAACCTCCGTCACTCATCACTGGATCTGGGTTTCTATCTCCAACTACACTAAACCTCCGTCACTCATCACTGGATCTGGGTTTCTATCTCCAACTACACTAAACCTCCGTCACTCATCACTGGATCTGGGTTTCTATCTCCAACTACACTAAACCTCCGTCACTCATCACTGGATCTGGGTTTCTATCTCCAACTACACTAAACCTCCGTCACTCATCACTGGATCTGGGTTTCTATCTCCAACTACACTAAACCTCCGTCACTCATCACTGGATCTGGGTTTCTATCTCACAACTCGTCCTCCTTGTGGAAAACTTCTCCATCCTTCTGCTTTTTCCACTTCAGGGTGACTCCGTCCACTCCGTCCTTCTTCAGCTTGTCCTGGAGCTGGAGAAACAAACAGGACACACTTTCAAACACAAACTCAACCTACGGTGGttgtttaattagggcccgagcactgacagtgctcgggccctaatgtaTCTGGAGGAATCCTTCTTTCTTCTGTGGCCAGGTGATGGGGGGCGTGTCTCTGGCCCAGGTGTGCAATCATGTGGTGGTGAACCAGCTGGGACAAACATTTCCCATAAAGGCGGTGGCAGACAGGTTGCTCTTGATAAAAGAGAGTGGAGAGTTGCATTTTATGAAAAAGTGCCTCAGAGCGTTCGGATGTGGCCCAGGAATGGGAGGATGTACTGAGCAGCGGCTCCACGCTGCAGACTGCCTGTATATATTGCGCAATACCGCATGACAGACGGCAGTCACAATCTGCATAGAGATGTAAGTTCTCTCTCGTGTATGGTGGTTGATGTATTACTTTTACTACTTTTATTATGAGTAATGGGTCATTTGAATGTGGTTTGTAGTGAACTCATGCTCCGCGCTGTGCCATCCATCGCGCTGTGGGGAGACGGGGTTCGTCGACTCTGTGTGTTGCAACACTTTGGTGAACTGTCTTTGTGGTGCATGTTGGGCGGGATGCGGTGCTCATCGACTCACGCTTTTGATTAATGGTGTTTGTTTCAATGTCTTATACAGGGTTGTCCTGAGTGGTCACTGTTTTGGACCATAAAGCCATAACACCACAGTGGCATTTAGGATAAATGCTGTGATTGTGTGCCAACCTGTTTCTTTTAGCGTTACATTATATATTTTGGGATAACGTGCTTTTTGTACCTGTGTTTTTATCCAGAGATTTTCTAAATAAagattgtatttttatattcagtCGTTGTCCGTCTGAAGTGGTCTCTATAGCCCTGGGttacacttctttttttttccaacgaattgagggtcttttttccccctaaacgtgccccaaaagtcaccaatttttgcatgcaagtcaggcctggcgaaaaatgggatatttaatggtttgcattaatgggcgtggcctaatggctcaacagcgccccctagaaaacttgtgCCTCaatccccacaatacggtttgatgtacatgaacgaaaatcggtacacacctgtatcatggcccaacttaaagaaaagtctcttggcgctatggccgacaccgaacaggaagtctgacattttgaacattctgaattaaacgcgtaattttggagcaatttaggccattccttcgagaattaatacggcccgaaccaagtgtgatatacatcaaaatgtgcgtctccatcctgtgacaacaagcattacttttctctttcaaaagaattactgtggtgacgctagacgccaaaaagcgagccccccttcatctgattggtccatatttgatagttcctactttccataacttttgaatggtttgatctagagagtcgtgggtggtttcatcctctaaatgtccagttctgaagaatctacattagtcatacaagcttccactgcagcctgaacgtgcaccagggtggaggcccgttcatccgttcatcgctgcctgcagctttaattagggcccgagcaccttcagtgcgaaggccctattgtatctgtaggaatttttttttctttctttttctttttcttctgacggaaggagggcctttttgcccccctaaacgtgcccaaaaagtcaccaaatttggtacgcaaagccaggcctggcgataaatttgatatttcatggtttgtattaatgggcgtggcaaaatggctcaacagcgccccccggaaaactttgtgcctcaagccccacaatacggtttgacgtacatgcacgaaaatcgctacacacctgtatcatgtcacaacttaaagaaaagtctcttggagccatggccgaaaccgaacaggaagtcggccattttgaaatctgattggtccatatttgatagttctccaaaagtcaccacattttgcatgcaagccagacttggcgataaatttgatatttcatggtttgcattaatgggcgtggcctaacggctcaacagcgccccctagaatacttttctctgccataacttttgaatggtttgacataggaagttgtgggtggtgtcatgggactctgtaatgagtccttaagcttcgttggccttaattagccccgccccttcttctgattggttgtcccttttttctgctataacttttgaaaggttttacataggaagttgtgggtggtgtcatcagattctgtatggagtccttgaccttcattggcctgacttagccccgccccttcttctgattggttgtcccttttttctgctataacttttgaatggtttgacataggaagtcgtgggtggtgtcatttctgatatgcttatgaggggcggtggccgtgagtgcgagggcccgttcattgctgcttgcagctttaattgtcattaaaacttCCAGAAATGACAGCGTTTCCGTCCCACACTTGCCTGTTTCAGGAGTTGTTCTTGCACCGCCGGGTCCTTCAGGTCCACAGAGCCGTCCACCTTCACTTTCACCTTCACCACCGTCTTCTTCACGCCTGGTGTTGAATGGGAAGAGAAATAAAACAGGGTTTTCTActgaaaacagaaatgtcagTACACACTTCATACATTAATTGTATATGTTATTCTATGTTTACTCCCTAAAACACTCACTGTCATAACTGTAGCAGACAAACGGTAATCTGGTTTCACATGACAGAAACTTCCATTGTCCTGAGCTGCCTGAAGAAACACCACAAATAACTCTCATCGAGTTCAAGGGATTAAGAGCATCCTCCCAGTTTTTATAGAGGAAGCTGCTCCCATCAGACCAGTTAAAGGTTGGATCTCTATACAGGCCCATCCAAGTCCATTGACCGTTAGGTAGTTTCGTCTCGGCCGCCTCTCTCTCTGCATCGTTCCTCATAATGGCCAGGTCTATGAAGTTCTCCCTGCAGTAACTCTGAGCGCTGGACCAGGTCATCTCCTGGTTCACATAAACATATTCAGGATTCTGCTGTGATCCTGCAGATAAAGTGATAAAGAGGAGGTTAGTTGGGTTCAAAACAGCTTAAAACCGTAACCTGCTCCATAGTCTTACCTTTGTAACACATGAAGGGTCCGCTTGTCTGGCAAGGATCGTCCCTCCATGATGAAGAATAGCTTGTCATGAATACACACAACTCTCGGCATGAGTAAAAGTTTGGTTCACCACTATCCCATTTCCTGTAGTCAGCCCCGGTACCGTTGAACCCATCAGACCACTTCCAGTCGACTTCATGCCTCAGACCGATCCAGACGTCAGAGCTGGAACCAGCAGATGAAAGTGTGTTCATGAGTtggttctgttcctcagagttgtGCATGGTGGCCAGGTCCGTGTGTTTCTCTCTGCAGTATTTCTGAGCTTCGGTCCAAGTCAACATCTGACCAACGAAGTGGTAGCGACGGACGAGGCAGGTGGAGAGGACCAAGCACTCTGAGGGAAGATATCAACTCCTTTGTTAATTACAGTCGCTTTAAACTAACACTGTTATCTACCGCCagaactcgagttgtaaaaaacaatcaggggggtggaggattttatcatatggggacagataatttgtgctgattacaaataatatattacaaataatagcagtgaccaaaacacctgcagaaatactgcaggaatgacatagcagcagttaaatgcagccttctgtaagctttaaatatccactgggcttacatcaaatacatcaaaacacaacaataaaaaacacttttctgaacttatcaatatgactctgtcctttacaggataagtaacatggatcactgcaaaaactctaaatcttaccaggaatatttgtcttattatgggcatgccaagtaatggcatgaccatattgcaatcgtccagaatgggccaaatggcaatgttgctagcattttgctaacaagctaaagtcgcaaaagtcccacgtcacaccagcgggtgtacagcatgaccccgctctgatgtggaaaaaaaaatccagaaaaaaaaaaatccagaaaaaataaaacacgcccgaagaaatgaggaaaaacatgaaaatgaaagcgatatattagtatacagaaaaggtttcccttttcttattattcttattccgcactcttttttcgtccgttaatatggcccgaaccgcaacgtgcacccatgcatggcatacatcgttggatgcgtctccatcgtgattcgatgggtattacttttctcagtaataggggttaccgtggcaacgctagttgccaaaaagcaaaaaaaaaggcgaaaattcccgcgcttattgctcggccgaactttatcgtagagacatcgttcaaactttgaaacactcggcccgatagtctttaaaggaccctATAACTTCATCATtgtagttattacggtttttgcgatatttaactttcaatttaaaaaaaaaatcccttttattttggacgtttgttgctaggcaacggtttatcgtacagacataattacaacattgacaaacccgggacgctttgtactgcaacatattttagtctcgtcatgcttgctattatggtttttgaggtattccactttgcgaattttgatgctaacggaacttcggacgattgttgcgcggcaacacgatatcttagagactttaatttaacgttaaaagactcggtttgctgtggactacaacatactaaggtctcattacgctgtcgtttacagcttttgagatattaaagccaaattgtcccattctatcctatggggcttgttaccatggcaacaaaaacctatgcatttgtatgggggaccatgtgaataaacaatctgttaatgctgcccggaccggaatgtgcacccatgcatggcatacatcgttggatgcgtctcgatcgtgcctcgatgggcattacttttctcagtcaaaagcgttaccgtggcaacgctagacaaactcattatgctaattattacactttttgcgataatgacctttattttttttctttatttccgtttgactttggacgcttgttgctaggcaacagattatcatagagacatggtacaaatgttccccgactcggcacgctgtggacttcaacagattcaaatttcatgaagctgttatttaaggaaattttatgttaaaatccatgccaaatggccccattcattcggatgggtttttttaccacggtgaaacaataACCTATCCAtaaatgtagcctgaaccgcaacgtgcacccatgcatggcatacatcgttagatgcggcTCCATCGTGCCTccatgggcattacttttttcagtcaaaagtgtaaccgtggggggcgctagacgccaaaaagcgcacgcctttaataactattgggagcacaggaatgaatgcaatacaaccgtaaacacctcaaactgacatagaaccaccacgaacacaaccactacagctccaaaccaaagcagcgagaggggacgaatgggcggtagggcatgcccatatcaaaatttcatgacaTTTTCtagtttctagttaaaatgtctcattttagtaaaaaaaatctcattacatttaaaactgtaatgtacgtccacatcagcccagatgttcaTGCACGTAAATATAAATatggtgaaggtcggaaaattacatccatccatccatccatccattatctatacccgctttatcccttgcggggtcacgggggtctgctggagcctcccagctcattttaggtgagaggcaggaacaccctggacaggtcaccagtccatcacagggccacatagacacacaaaccatgctcacaaccacactcacgctcacacctacgggctaGAATCACCAATTGACCTAATATCGGTGATATATCGGTCGGAAAATTACAGTATGGTATAAAAGTTAAttgatttcaataattcaacttaaaaggcaaAACTAATACATTATTATTGCATTGCACCATTGCATTAGTCTTAAAGCATACAAGACAAAATATATGTTATACCAAAATGTCCcgttacaatatatatatatatatatatatatatatatatatatatatagacatgtACACCATATTCAGACAATGAAAACACACACCGATATATAACTGCTACTTTACTTCACACaccatatttaagaaatgctcctTGTGTTAACACAATTATAATGTGTACATTTCAAATAGTGACATTAAAGATGACACATAAAAACATTCATCACAACAGGTTACAGTTAATGATTATATAATAAAGTCGTGTAGATTTTATGAACTAAACTTCAGTAATGAAGTAAATGTAAGAGCCATTTGTGTTATTGTATCAAATGTGTTTATGGATCTGGAGCAGTGATACCATCAATTAGCTCGGTCTATTTAATCAGggttaatcacacacacactacaaaaACTCAgaatattaacaagaatatttgtcttatttctagtttaaaatgtctcattttagtaaaaaatctcattcTCATTCTCAATCTcaactctcattacacttaaaacaagactcatcactggaaaaaacaacaattttcacctgtttcaagtagattttcacttgaaataagtagaaaaatctgccagtggaacaagattcttttgcttgtaataagaagataaatcttgttccactggcagatttttctacttatttcaagtgaaaatttacttgaaacaggtaaaaattgtcgaataagttatttttctgctgttatttttctggtgatgactctaaatgttgaaatagcagtaaaaccacattcattgatgaaatgacataagggatggaaaggggggatgatttggaccgtttttatttcccccctcaccccccctcaactccagtactgcctaccTCCATTATTATAACACAATTTTAAAACCCCATCAGATAATAATAAAGGAATGACTGACCTGAGAGAAACAACAGACCCAACAAGATCTTCTCCATGGTGATGCTGCTCCTTGGACGGtgagagtagagtagagtagagtagagttttATCATCAACGCTTGTGGGATGTTCCAGTGGGAGGTTCCAGTGGGAGGTTCCAGTGGGAAGTTCCAGTAGCCTCCATGCTTTTTAATAAAACCTTCATTGTTGCATCTTTAtgcaaaatgtttcatgttggCCGTCTTTACATAAACCTACTGATTAACCTGCATACGTTGTTATCTGCTTGTATAACCGTCACGTATCAGGCACTAACTGAGGCCCCAggtgtggatgtgactccatccatctctgacctCCTGACCCCCTGATACCGATACTGCAGTAAACGACACATTTCCTTCCCATGTGCAACACTAACTTTTATTTGGATATTGTTTTGTCCCCCCAACTATAACTATCAACTAAGACTATTGTATCAGCTGCCTGCGATGCCTCAAGGAAGTAAACCTATGCAAAAACCTTCCAAAATAATTCTGGGTTATCTGAACTCTTTTGCCTTTGTTCCTCAGAATCCAGAAACAGCAACATTTGCATAATTTCAGCTGAATCAAAAACCAACTCTAAGAAACTCTTGTTTGTTCCGTCAGGAAACGTTTATGACTCACTGGAGCGTTCATGGGAATGACAGGACGAACGTTGTCCCTGCAGAACTTTGTGACAGGATGAGGCAGCAAAGgtagaaaagaagaaaataaaataaatattagtTCTGCTTTTAGTCATTTTTATAAGTCACATCTTTTTATTGATTGTGAACTATCAATGCATGTAATTGTAAACATGTTAGGCACCTTGTTCCCTACAAGCTTACCTAACaggccccccctaggaaacagttctggaggcccctggtaccatctatgccccccccccccccccccccccccaggaaacagttttggaggcccctggtaccatctggccccctaggaaacagttttggaggccctgcTACCATCTggccccctaggaaaca
This is a stretch of genomic DNA from Cololabis saira isolate AMF1-May2022 chromosome 12, fColSai1.1, whole genome shotgun sequence. It encodes these proteins:
- the LOC133457556 gene encoding secretory phospholipase A2 receptor-like; this translates as MEKILLGLLFLSECLVLSTCLVRRYHFVGQMLTWTEAQKYCREKHTDLATMHNSEEQNQLMNTLSSAGSSSDVWIGLRHEVDWKWSDGFNGTGADYRKWDSGEPNFYSCRELCVFMTSYSSSWRDDPCQTSGPFMCYKGSQQNPEYVYVNQEMTWSSAQSYCRENFIDLAIMRNDAEREAAETKLPNGQWTWMGLYRDPTFNWSDGSSFLYKNWEDALNPLNSMRVICGVSSGSSGQWKFLSCETRLPFVCYSYDSVKKTVVKVKVKVDGSVDLKDPAVQEQLLKQLQDKLKKDGVDGVTLKWKKQKDGEVFHKEDEL